A genomic window from Alkalihalobacillus sp. AL-G includes:
- a CDS encoding nucleotide sugar dehydrogenase: MTQKITVVGLGYIGLPTAVMFANHGYQVHGMDVNETSVQKLQNKILHIEEPGLSEKLEKVIDNGSFTVSTKIESADIFIIAVPSPINDDKTANLEYVRSASESIYPYLKKGDLVILESTVPPKTVENIVIPEIQKSGLDIGEEVFVAHSPERVIPGKLFQELIENDRIVGGINEKSCELAVRLYKSFVKGTIHVTDATTAELVKVIENTYRDVNIAFANELVKISDQLNVNVWEAIDLANCHPRLNIHKPGPGVGGHCIAVDPWFLVELCPDLANIIHLSRQTNDSMPEYTSKKVLETLEKNNIENGKILVLGLAYKGNIDDMRESPSTEVLKNLMISKHEVVAFDPHIKENQISAQTQNLDEALENADIMVVLTDHNKFKEMNPEELNGLLKNRIIFDAKNCMELEKWKKAGFTTYTLGNSKES, translated from the coding sequence ATGACACAAAAGATAACAGTAGTAGGTTTGGGATACATCGGGCTCCCAACTGCTGTAATGTTTGCTAACCATGGTTATCAAGTGCATGGTATGGATGTTAATGAAACTTCAGTACAAAAATTACAAAATAAAATCCTTCATATAGAAGAACCTGGATTATCGGAAAAACTTGAAAAAGTAATCGATAATGGTTCATTTACAGTTAGTACGAAAATTGAATCAGCTGACATTTTCATTATTGCGGTGCCTTCACCGATTAATGATGACAAAACTGCAAACTTAGAATATGTACGGAGTGCAAGTGAGTCTATATACCCTTACTTGAAGAAAGGTGATTTAGTTATACTTGAATCAACTGTTCCACCAAAAACAGTTGAAAATATAGTGATTCCAGAAATCCAGAAATCAGGTCTAGATATTGGAGAAGAAGTATTTGTAGCACATTCGCCAGAGCGTGTCATCCCGGGTAAACTTTTTCAAGAATTAATTGAAAATGACCGGATTGTCGGTGGGATTAATGAAAAATCCTGTGAACTGGCTGTAAGGTTATACAAATCATTTGTTAAAGGGACGATTCATGTAACCGATGCAACAACGGCTGAACTGGTGAAAGTAATTGAAAACACCTATCGTGATGTGAATATTGCATTTGCAAATGAACTTGTGAAGATCAGTGATCAACTTAATGTAAACGTATGGGAAGCAATAGACCTTGCAAATTGCCATCCCCGACTAAATATTCATAAACCAGGCCCTGGAGTCGGTGGTCACTGTATTGCAGTCGATCCTTGGTTTTTAGTTGAATTATGTCCGGATTTGGCAAATATCATTCATCTTTCCCGCCAAACAAATGATTCAATGCCAGAATATACAAGCAAAAAGGTACTTGAAACACTGGAAAAGAATAATATTGAAAATGGAAAGATTTTGGTTTTGGGGCTCGCCTATAAAGGGAATATTGACGATATGAGAGAAAGCCCATCGACCGAAGTTCTAAAGAACCTAATGATTTCAAAGCATGAGGTTGTTGCATTCGATCCACATATTAAGGAAAATCAAATCAGTGCTCAAACTCAAAATTTGGATGAAGCACTAGAAAATGCAGATATAATGGTAGTACTCACAGATCACAATAAATTTAAAGAAATGAATCCAGAGGAACTTAACGGGTTGCTCAAAAACCGTATTATTTTTGATGCGAAAAATTGTATGGAACTTGAAAAGTGGAAAAAGGCAGGATTTACAACCTATACATTGGGTAATTCGAAAGAAAGCTAA